Proteins encoded within one genomic window of Oceanococcus sp. HetDA_MAG_MS8:
- the rpmG gene encoding 50S ribosomal protein L33 has protein sequence MAKSKVREKIKLVSTAGTGYYYTTDKNKRNTPDKFAFMKYDPVVRKHVEFKEAKIK, from the coding sequence ATGGCTAAAAGCAAAGTTCGCGAAAAGATCAAGCTGGTGTCGACTGCCGGCACGGGTTACTACTACACCACGGACAAGAACAAGCGGAACACCCCCGACAAGTTTGCGTTCATGAAGTACGACCCGGTCGTGCGCAAGCACGTTGAATTTAAAGAAGCCAAAATCAAGTAA
- the rpmB gene encoding 50S ribosomal protein L28 — protein MSRVCQVTGKGPQAGNNVSHSNRKTRRRFLPNLHSKRFWLESEKRFVSLRVSTHGMRIIDKRGIDTVVAELRAKGEKV, from the coding sequence ATGTCCCGAGTGTGCCAGGTCACCGGCAAAGGACCTCAAGCCGGCAACAACGTGTCGCATTCCAACCGCAAGACGCGTCGTCGCTTCCTGCCGAATCTGCACAGCAAGCGATTCTGGTTGGAAAGCGAAAAGCGTTTTGTCTCGCTGCGAGTTTCCACCCACGGCATGCGCATCATCGACAAGCGCGGTATCGATACCGTTGTCGCTGAGTTGCGCGCCAAAGGCGAGAAGGTTTAA
- the radC gene encoding DNA repair protein RadC, which translates to MAEALAWADDLRPREKLIKHGSSSLSDSELLAIFLRTGTRKQPVMALANQVLRHFDGLRGLLAASESEFCAQHGLGQTLYVQLQAALEINRRFQVEGLTRAGPLRQARDALELFRSHLSERSAEVFCCLWLDTKHRLLRLDEMFSGTIDGASVYPREVVRRALQLNAAAVIFAHNHPSGVAEPSRADRDITRRLQDALQLIEVRVLDHLVVGCGEHASFAERGWL; encoded by the coding sequence ATGGCAGAGGCATTGGCCTGGGCAGATGACCTACGCCCACGCGAGAAGTTGATCAAACACGGCAGCAGCAGTCTGAGCGATAGCGAGCTACTGGCCATTTTCTTAAGGACGGGCACGCGAAAGCAGCCTGTGATGGCCTTAGCCAACCAGGTGCTGCGGCACTTCGATGGGCTACGCGGGCTGTTAGCTGCCAGTGAAAGCGAATTTTGCGCACAGCATGGCCTGGGCCAGACTTTATATGTGCAGCTGCAGGCCGCCTTAGAAATCAATCGTCGTTTTCAGGTCGAGGGGCTGACACGCGCCGGCCCGCTTCGCCAGGCCCGCGATGCCTTAGAACTCTTTCGCAGCCACCTCAGCGAGCGTAGCGCCGAGGTGTTCTGCTGCCTATGGCTGGATACCAAGCACCGTCTGTTACGTCTGGATGAGATGTTTAGCGGCACCATCGATGGCGCTAGTGTTTACCCCAGGGAGGTGGTGCGGCGCGCCCTGCAGCTCAATGCAGCCGCGGTCATTTTCGCTCACAATCACCCCAGCGGTGTCGCCGAGCCATCGCGCGCAGATCGGGACATTACCCGTCGCCTGCAAGACGCATTGCAACTGATCGAAGTCCGCGTACTCGACCATCTGGTGGTCGGTTGCGGCGAACACGCCAGTTTTGCCGAACGCGGATGGTTGTAA
- the coaBC gene encoding bifunctional phosphopantothenoylcysteine decarboxylase/phosphopantothenate--cysteine ligase CoaBC, with product MGRKILLGVSGGIAAYKACEICRRLGEQGHQVQVVMTAGAQEFVTPLTFQALTGREVRTTLFDTGAEAAMGHIELARWADLVLVAPASADVLARAAQGMANDLLTTVLLATQAPVVMAPAMNQQMWQHAAVQANIKTLEQRGVRLLGPGSGAQACGEVGPGRMLEPADILAQLAALELAGKPRTLEGVRVLLTAGPTREALDPVRYITNRSSGRMGFALAEALRDLGAQVHLVHGPVQLPLPSGLATTAVETAQDMHAAVLAQLEGTQIFVGTAAVADYRPSQQHTAKMKKHADALRIDMVKNPDILQEVAQSDQAPFAVGFAAETHDLEAYARDKMQRKKLHMICANEVGPGKGFDVSDNTLQVYWPGGQRTLGPQAKSQLAIELAALIAERYRAGVTTT from the coding sequence ATGGGTAGGAAGATCCTCCTCGGCGTCAGCGGTGGCATTGCGGCATATAAAGCCTGCGAGATTTGCCGCCGTTTGGGTGAGCAAGGGCACCAAGTGCAGGTGGTGATGACTGCCGGTGCACAGGAGTTTGTGACGCCGCTCACCTTTCAGGCTCTGACCGGGCGCGAAGTGCGCACCACCTTGTTTGACACAGGCGCCGAAGCCGCCATGGGCCATATTGAGTTGGCGCGCTGGGCAGATCTCGTACTCGTCGCACCAGCGAGCGCTGATGTGCTTGCGAGGGCAGCTCAGGGTATGGCCAATGACCTGCTTACCACCGTGCTGCTCGCTACCCAGGCCCCGGTGGTGATGGCTCCGGCTATGAACCAGCAGATGTGGCAACACGCTGCGGTACAAGCGAATATCAAAACCTTAGAGCAGCGCGGAGTGCGCTTGCTTGGCCCTGGCTCAGGCGCCCAGGCTTGTGGTGAGGTGGGACCTGGCCGCATGCTGGAGCCCGCCGACATCCTGGCCCAGTTGGCTGCTTTAGAGCTTGCCGGCAAGCCGCGGACCCTCGAGGGCGTGCGCGTGTTACTCACCGCCGGGCCCACTCGTGAAGCCCTGGACCCCGTGCGCTACATCACCAACCGCTCTTCGGGCCGGATGGGCTTTGCCTTGGCGGAGGCTCTGCGTGATCTAGGAGCGCAGGTGCACCTTGTGCATGGGCCGGTGCAGTTGCCTTTGCCGTCGGGTCTTGCGACAACGGCTGTGGAAACCGCCCAAGACATGCATGCTGCGGTCCTAGCGCAATTAGAGGGTACGCAAATTTTCGTTGGCACCGCTGCGGTAGCCGATTACCGGCCTAGTCAGCAGCACACGGCCAAAATGAAAAAGCATGCCGATGCGCTGCGTATCGACATGGTCAAGAATCCGGACATCCTGCAAGAGGTTGCGCAGTCTGATCAGGCGCCGTTTGCCGTGGGCTTTGCTGCCGAAACACATGACTTAGAGGCGTATGCCCGCGACAAAATGCAGCGTAAGAAGCTGCACATGATTTGCGCCAATGAGGTCGGCCCAGGCAAGGGCTTTGACGTCAGCGATAACACCCTTCAAGTCTATTGGCCTGGAGGGCAGCGCACATTAGGGCCACAAGCCAAATCCCAGCTCGCCATTGAATTGGCGGCGCTCATTGCCGAGCGTTACCGCGCCGGCGTCACGACCACATAG
- the dut gene encoding dUTP diphosphatase: MKIEYQILDNRLGQEFPLPAYATDGSAGLDLRALHEAPLTLQPGDSSLIPTGMAIHIGDPGVAAVILPRSGLGHKHGIVLGNLVGLIDSDYQGQLFVSCWNRGSAAFTIEVGERIAQLVFVPVIRPQLSEVQSFTPTERGAGGFGHTGTR; this comes from the coding sequence ATGAAGATTGAATATCAAATTCTGGATAACCGTCTCGGCCAGGAGTTTCCCCTGCCCGCCTATGCTACCGATGGTTCCGCAGGCTTAGATCTGCGCGCCCTGCATGAGGCGCCTTTGACTTTGCAGCCGGGTGACTCCAGCCTGATTCCAACGGGCATGGCGATTCACATCGGCGACCCTGGAGTGGCCGCGGTGATCCTTCCGCGCTCTGGGCTGGGTCATAAGCATGGCATCGTGCTGGGTAATCTCGTCGGGCTGATCGATTCAGACTACCAAGGGCAACTCTTCGTGAGCTGCTGGAATCGCGGGAGTGCGGCCTTCACCATTGAAGTTGGTGAACGCATTGCGCAGTTGGTGTTCGTGCCCGTGATTCGTCCGCAGCTCAGTGAGGTTCAGAGCTTTACTCCCACGGAGCGCGGGGCTGGTGGCTTCGGGCATACAGGAACGCGTTAA
- the argB gene encoding acetylglutamate kinase, producing MAIEQDKAMEIAKVLTEALPYIRRFRRKTVVVKYGGNAMVDPALQSSFARDVVLMKLVGMDPVVVHGGGPQIGALLDKLGKKTEFIDGMRVTDAETMDVVEMVLGGSVNKRIVSLINQHGGRAVGLSGKDGGLIRAKPLEGAGDLGRVGTVSRIDPDVVRNLEQGGFIPVIAPVGVDEDGATYNINADLVAGTLAGVLQAEKLILLTNTPGVLDGSGSLLTGLIPARVEELIDAGVIHGGMLPKIRCALDAVASGVRAAHIIDGRVEHACLLELFTDAGVGTLIHGSDAKR from the coding sequence ATGGCTATTGAACAAGACAAGGCCATGGAAATCGCCAAGGTTCTGACTGAGGCTTTGCCGTACATCCGGCGTTTTCGGCGCAAAACCGTGGTGGTCAAATATGGCGGTAATGCCATGGTGGACCCGGCTTTGCAGTCCAGCTTCGCCCGCGACGTCGTGTTGATGAAGCTGGTCGGCATGGACCCCGTGGTGGTTCACGGTGGGGGGCCACAGATTGGCGCTTTGCTGGACAAGCTGGGCAAAAAAACCGAATTCATCGATGGCATGCGCGTCACCGACGCTGAAACCATGGATGTGGTCGAGATGGTGTTGGGCGGGTCGGTGAACAAACGCATCGTCAGCCTGATTAACCAACATGGTGGCCGTGCGGTTGGTCTGTCTGGCAAAGATGGAGGCTTGATTCGCGCCAAACCTCTAGAGGGTGCTGGTGATCTGGGGCGGGTCGGGACCGTGAGCCGGATTGACCCCGATGTGGTGCGCAATCTCGAGCAGGGCGGCTTCATTCCGGTGATCGCGCCGGTAGGGGTCGATGAAGATGGCGCCACCTACAACATTAATGCGGACCTTGTCGCTGGGACTTTGGCTGGCGTATTACAGGCCGAGAAGCTGATTCTGCTCACCAACACACCTGGTGTGCTCGATGGCTCTGGGAGCTTGCTCACAGGCCTGATTCCCGCGCGTGTGGAAGAGCTCATTGATGCCGGGGTCATTCACGGCGGCATGTTGCCCAAAATTCGTTGTGCCCTGGACGCGGTCGCCAGCGGCGTGCGCGCTGCACACATCATCGACGGCCGGGTGGAGCATGCGTGTTTGTTGGAGCTGTTCACCGACGCCGGTGTGGGCACCCTCATTCATGGCAGCGACGCCAAGCGCTAG
- a CDS encoding DUF4124 domain-containing protein yields the protein MRRLIRQSLLLTLLLSFVAHAQIYRWVDEYGQVHYGDKIPPKYAKIQRETLNEQGLRVDVQEREKTDAERAAEAAKAARAEEAQRAEMAQQRYDRFLLSTYPTLAALDRAQSDRLAIMDGQLVNARKSREEAADALRILEERAERFVANDRPIPDRLASQLEAFADTAAEAERRIGSVQREREQVAQQFQRDRERWQALHSASRP from the coding sequence ATGCGCCGCTTGATTCGCCAAAGCCTACTGCTGACCCTACTGCTTAGCTTCGTGGCCCATGCGCAAATATACCGCTGGGTCGACGAGTACGGCCAAGTTCATTATGGCGACAAAATCCCTCCGAAATACGCAAAAATTCAGCGCGAAACCCTCAACGAACAGGGCCTGAGGGTGGATGTGCAAGAGCGCGAAAAAACTGACGCCGAGCGTGCCGCCGAGGCTGCCAAGGCCGCCCGCGCTGAGGAAGCGCAACGTGCCGAGATGGCCCAGCAACGTTATGACCGGTTTTTGCTCAGCACCTATCCCACGCTGGCCGCATTGGATCGCGCCCAAAGCGATCGACTGGCGATCATGGATGGCCAGCTGGTCAACGCCCGTAAGTCCCGCGAAGAAGCTGCCGATGCCCTGCGCATCCTGGAAGAGCGCGCAGAGCGCTTCGTGGCCAACGACCGCCCTATTCCCGACCGACTGGCCAGCCAGTTAGAAGCCTTTGCCGACACCGCTGCCGAAGCCGAGCGGCGCATTGGATCCGTGCAACGCGAGCGGGAACAGGTTGCCCAGCAGTTTCAGCGTGACCGCGAGCGCTGGCAGGCACTCCATTCCGCAAGCCGCCCCTAA
- the pyrE gene encoding orotate phosphoribosyltransferase, whose protein sequence is MTQASTSARFLDLALRTQVLQFGDFTLKSGRSSPYFFNLGKIHSGAGLAELASCYADALEASGIAFDGLFGPAYKGIPLVAAVACELSRRGRDLPFSYNRKEAKDHGEGGLLVGMPEGRIVILDDVLTAGTALRQAIAQIREAGAQPVAALLAFDRQERGQGQQSTAQELATEQQLQVLSIAGLADLSSWLQDPQHAAAIESYREQWGVS, encoded by the coding sequence ATGACCCAAGCATCGACCAGCGCCCGCTTCTTGGACTTGGCCCTACGCACACAGGTGCTGCAGTTTGGTGACTTCACGCTGAAATCCGGGCGCAGCAGTCCTTATTTCTTCAACCTCGGCAAGATCCACAGCGGAGCCGGGCTCGCCGAGTTGGCCAGCTGCTACGCAGACGCCCTAGAGGCCTCGGGCATTGCCTTTGATGGGCTGTTCGGCCCCGCGTACAAGGGCATCCCCCTGGTCGCCGCCGTGGCCTGCGAACTATCCCGACGCGGGCGCGACCTCCCCTTTAGCTACAATCGTAAAGAGGCCAAAGACCATGGCGAAGGCGGGCTTTTGGTGGGCATGCCCGAGGGGCGGATAGTGATTCTCGATGACGTACTCACGGCGGGAACCGCCCTACGCCAGGCCATTGCGCAGATCCGCGAGGCTGGCGCTCAGCCGGTGGCCGCACTACTCGCTTTTGATCGCCAAGAACGCGGCCAGGGCCAGCAGTCCACCGCACAAGAACTGGCCACGGAACAGCAACTGCAGGTGCTGTCTATCGCCGGACTAGCTGACCTGAGCAGCTGGCTTCAAGACCCCCAACACGCCGCTGCGATAGAGTCATACCGTGAACAATGGGGCGTGAGCTAG
- the xth gene encoding exodeoxyribonuclease III encodes MRIISLNLNGIRSAARKGFYRWLDQCEADFVCVQEVRATQEQIAALEDHPSDWNFYLKEAEKPGYSGVGLFSRQAADSVHTELRLDEFNAEGRYLEARFPGLKVISAYFPSGSSGAERQAAKYRFLDEFTLHMEKLAKGKDEVVICGDWNIAHRDIDICNHKSNKRTPGFLPSERAWLSTMIQEYGWVDAFRHLYPDEEPGGYTWWSNRGNAFANNVGWRIDYQLCTPGLARQLQSAQVFKEQRYSDHAPLIVDYADGD; translated from the coding sequence ATGCGCATCATCTCTTTGAATCTCAACGGTATCCGTAGCGCCGCTCGGAAGGGCTTTTATCGCTGGCTAGATCAGTGCGAGGCAGACTTTGTATGCGTGCAGGAAGTGCGGGCCACACAAGAGCAAATTGCCGCATTAGAAGACCACCCCAGCGATTGGAACTTCTACCTGAAAGAGGCTGAAAAGCCTGGGTATAGCGGTGTGGGCCTGTTTAGTCGCCAAGCGGCAGATAGCGTCCATACCGAGCTGCGCTTGGATGAGTTCAACGCTGAAGGGCGTTATCTCGAGGCGCGCTTTCCGGGTTTGAAGGTCATCTCCGCATATTTCCCATCGGGGAGTTCTGGCGCTGAAAGACAGGCGGCCAAGTATCGTTTCCTGGACGAGTTCACCCTGCACATGGAGAAACTGGCCAAAGGCAAAGATGAGGTGGTGATTTGCGGGGATTGGAATATTGCTCACCGCGACATCGATATTTGTAACCACAAGAGCAACAAGCGCACGCCCGGTTTTTTGCCCTCAGAACGCGCCTGGCTGAGCACCATGATCCAAGAGTACGGGTGGGTGGATGCCTTCCGGCACCTGTACCCGGATGAAGAGCCCGGCGGTTACACCTGGTGGTCCAACCGCGGTAATGCTTTTGCGAATAACGTGGGCTGGCGGATTGACTATCAGCTGTGCACGCCAGGGCTCGCGCGTCAGCTACAGTCGGCGCAGGTCTTCAAGGAGCAGCGCTACTCGGACCATGCCCCACTCATCGTGGATTATGCCGATGGTGACTAG
- a CDS encoding MFS transporter — MVTRATRWLQALATYRDPAALAMLALGFSAGLPFLLVFSTLSAWLAQLDVSKATIGLFAWVGLSYSIKVLWAPVIDRWPLPLLGRLGRRRGWMLLAQLGIVSGLIGISMTDPISQLGTLALWALLVAFSSATQDITVDAWRIEAAPAERQGALAATYQLGYRLALIVAGAGALLVASRAGWPAAYQAMAVCGLVGVLTTLLIRDRSAAVLDDGLGVVAHLQTAVIGPFKDFFARNGWKLGGLILAFVGCFRLTDITMGVMANPFYLDLGYSLEQIAFVAKGYGVIMTILGAILGGVLVARVQPPRALIVGGVLVIATNLCFAALALYGEPHIAGLIVVISADNLASGLAGTAFIAYLSGLTSIAYTATQYALFSSLFTLPGKLLAGGSGAMVEAVGYTGFFIYTSALGLPALLMITLLLRWVPHNREDESA, encoded by the coding sequence ATGGTGACTAGGGCCACCCGTTGGTTGCAGGCCCTGGCCACGTACCGTGATCCAGCTGCATTGGCCATGTTGGCCCTGGGGTTTTCCGCAGGGCTGCCATTCTTGCTGGTGTTTTCTACCTTGTCGGCCTGGCTGGCTCAGCTGGACGTTTCCAAAGCCACGATTGGTCTGTTTGCCTGGGTCGGCCTGAGCTATTCCATCAAGGTGTTGTGGGCGCCGGTGATCGATCGCTGGCCATTGCCATTATTGGGCCGGTTGGGCCGTCGACGGGGCTGGATGCTGCTGGCCCAGCTGGGCATTGTCAGCGGATTGATCGGCATCAGCATGACCGACCCGATAAGCCAGTTGGGCACCTTGGCCTTGTGGGCGCTGTTGGTGGCGTTTTCCTCCGCGACTCAAGACATCACAGTAGATGCCTGGCGCATTGAGGCGGCTCCGGCAGAGCGTCAGGGTGCCTTAGCCGCGACCTATCAGCTGGGATACAGGCTGGCGCTGATCGTGGCTGGCGCCGGGGCTTTATTAGTAGCTTCACGCGCGGGCTGGCCCGCCGCTTACCAGGCCATGGCTGTCTGCGGTTTGGTGGGGGTGCTTACAACTTTGCTGATTCGGGACCGCTCGGCAGCGGTACTAGACGACGGTTTGGGCGTGGTTGCGCACCTACAGACCGCCGTTATCGGCCCATTCAAAGACTTTTTCGCACGCAATGGCTGGAAACTGGGTGGGCTCATCCTGGCCTTCGTGGGCTGTTTTAGGCTCACCGACATCACCATGGGGGTGATGGCCAACCCTTTTTATCTGGATTTGGGCTATAGCCTGGAGCAAATTGCCTTTGTGGCCAAAGGTTATGGGGTGATCATGACCATCTTGGGGGCCATACTGGGCGGTGTGCTGGTAGCCAGGGTGCAGCCGCCCAGAGCCTTGATTGTGGGCGGTGTGCTGGTGATTGCCACCAACCTGTGTTTTGCGGCTCTGGCCCTGTACGGTGAGCCGCATATCGCCGGCCTGATTGTGGTGATCAGTGCCGATAATCTGGCCAGCGGCTTGGCAGGTACAGCCTTCATCGCGTATCTGTCCGGTCTGACCAGCATCGCCTATACCGCAACCCAGTACGCCTTGTTTTCCTCCTTGTTTACCCTGCCGGGCAAATTGCTGGCCGGTGGATCAGGGGCCATGGTCGAGGCCGTGGGCTACACCGGCTTTTTTATCTACACCTCAGCTTTGGGTCTTCCGGCCTTGTTGATGATTACCCTACTGCTACGCTGGGTGCCCCATAACCGCGAGGATGAGTCTGCATGA
- a CDS encoding amidoligase family protein — protein MSDELRNAYRRQAWPQPLSAQTEHGQPRRVGVELEFIGLTPQAVAEQVQQCFGGSMETVSDYEIEVRDTQHGDYTVELDMTYLKERGRSRDQREADTLEDLAENVVALVARHLVPVEIVAPPIAVDDLWELEDLVSAVRQAGAKGTKHAPTYAFGLHLNPELPATDADTVRRYLQAFLCLYPWLLERSEVDLSRRVTPYIDPFPEAYLKRLLAPDYAPGHNALIDDYLELNATRNRALDMLPLFAHLDEERVRAAVDDRRVNARPTLHYRLPNCQLDEPDWHLVRPWRDFLQLDALAAQPELLAKACAECLERADKLGDRLFGNWAEAAYAWVLPELL, from the coding sequence ATGAGTGATGAATTGCGCAACGCCTATCGGCGGCAAGCTTGGCCGCAGCCGCTGAGTGCTCAAACAGAGCATGGCCAGCCGCGCCGCGTGGGTGTGGAACTGGAGTTCATTGGCTTGACTCCGCAGGCGGTTGCCGAGCAGGTGCAGCAATGCTTTGGCGGCAGCATGGAGACAGTGTCCGATTACGAGATCGAGGTGCGCGATACCCAGCATGGGGATTACACCGTCGAGCTGGATATGACCTATCTCAAAGAGCGTGGACGCTCACGTGATCAGCGCGAGGCCGACACGCTCGAAGATCTTGCCGAGAACGTAGTCGCTTTGGTGGCCCGCCACTTAGTACCGGTAGAGATTGTGGCTCCACCGATTGCCGTGGATGATCTTTGGGAGCTGGAAGACCTGGTGAGTGCGGTGCGCCAGGCTGGGGCAAAAGGCACCAAGCATGCCCCCACCTATGCGTTCGGTTTACACCTGAACCCCGAGCTTCCAGCAACGGATGCCGATACCGTACGGCGGTACTTGCAGGCCTTTTTGTGCTTGTACCCTTGGTTGCTGGAGCGCAGCGAAGTAGACCTGAGCCGGCGGGTGACGCCCTACATCGACCCCTTCCCCGAGGCCTATCTCAAACGTTTGCTGGCACCGGATTATGCGCCGGGCCATAACGCGCTGATTGACGATTATCTGGAGCTCAATGCCACTCGCAACCGGGCCTTGGATATGTTGCCGCTGTTTGCCCACCTAGACGAAGAGCGGGTGCGCGCCGCGGTAGACGACCGCCGCGTGAATGCCCGGCCAACATTGCACTACCGCCTGCCCAATTGTCAGCTGGACGAGCCCGATTGGCATTTGGTGCGGCCATGGCGAGACTTTTTGCAATTAGATGCTCTCGCCGCGCAGCCGGAGCTGCTGGCCAAGGCCTGCGCCGAATGCTTAGAGCGCGCCGATAAGCTGGGCGACCGCTTGTTCGGGAATTGGGCAGAAGCCGCCTACGCCTGGGTTTTGCCGGAGCTGTTATGA
- a CDS encoding gamma-glutamyl-gamma-aminobutyrate hydrolase family protein produces the protein MSRPLVAVTGGDTWLPIAWWFIAWGVRRAGGQAVRLTPQRPHPPRQPDAVVISGGDDIDPGLYLPEVPDVAPMDPARDRFETQMIETSLAQSTPLLGICRGAQLINVVRGGRLHTDLRRIRVHTSNRRSPFPVKTLRLEPQSQLADIMALNQARINSLHHQAVSDLGEGLRVAGRDQDDIVQAIEDPAHPFLFGVQWHPEYLPQLAAQRRLFRALVQAASR, from the coding sequence ATGAGCCGGCCACTGGTGGCTGTGACGGGAGGCGATACCTGGCTGCCAATCGCCTGGTGGTTCATCGCCTGGGGCGTGCGCCGTGCCGGCGGGCAAGCGGTGCGCCTGACGCCGCAGCGCCCGCATCCTCCGCGACAGCCTGACGCAGTCGTCATCAGTGGTGGGGACGATATCGACCCCGGCCTGTATTTGCCGGAAGTGCCGGATGTGGCGCCTATGGACCCTGCTCGGGACCGGTTTGAGACGCAAATGATTGAGACCAGCTTGGCGCAAAGCACCCCGTTGCTGGGAATCTGTCGCGGGGCCCAGTTGATCAACGTGGTGCGTGGCGGTCGTTTGCATACTGACCTGCGCCGCATACGGGTGCATACCTCGAATCGACGCAGTCCCTTTCCGGTGAAAACCCTGCGCTTGGAGCCCCAATCTCAGCTGGCCGACATCATGGCCCTGAATCAGGCGCGCATTAATAGCCTGCATCATCAGGCGGTGAGCGACCTGGGTGAGGGCCTCAGAGTGGCGGGACGTGATCAGGACGATATTGTTCAGGCTATCGAAGATCCTGCTCATCCCTTTTTATTTGGCGTGCAGTGGCACCCGGAGTACCTGCCTCAGCTGGCTGCGCAGCGTCGCCTGTTTCGCGCTTTGGTCCAAGCGGCTAGCCGGTGA
- a CDS encoding DedA family protein, translating to MGYAVVFASAFGAATILPFYSEVVVLAYQRSGLNVAALWVAATVGNTLGSLVNWWIGRSLLHFQKRRWFPVSAQALQRAQERFARWGQWSLLMAWLPVGGDALTFIGGLMRVPWLLFTVLVGVGKGARYAVLLWGATQVGI from the coding sequence ATGGGATATGCCGTGGTGTTCGCCTCGGCTTTCGGGGCCGCCACCATATTGCCGTTCTACTCCGAAGTGGTGGTGCTGGCGTATCAGCGCAGCGGTTTGAATGTTGCGGCCTTATGGGTGGCAGCCACCGTGGGCAACACCTTAGGCAGCCTGGTGAATTGGTGGATCGGGCGTAGCTTGCTGCACTTTCAAAAGCGGCGCTGGTTCCCGGTGTCGGCTCAGGCCCTGCAACGTGCGCAGGAGCGCTTTGCCCGCTGGGGGCAGTGGAGCCTGCTCATGGCCTGGCTGCCCGTGGGTGGAGATGCACTGACCTTTATTGGCGGCTTGATGCGGGTGCCTTGGCTGCTTTTCACCGTGCTGGTCGGTGTGGGTAAAGGCGCGCGTTATGCGGTGCTGTTATGGGGCGCTACGCAGGTGGGGATCTGA
- the dapF gene encoding diaminopimelate epimerase codes for MNLPFVKMQALGNDFVVLDGHHPLPPLEPALLRRLADRRLGVGCDQILVVDPPPSAEVDFGYRIFNADGSAVGQCGNGARCLARYVVQRGLTQASHIRIQTASTTMQAELSDDDLVSVQMAVPDFSPQSLPLRRPLAVSYDFAGQKFWAVSMGNPHLVTQVADVDKAPLEQWGPEWSGPSADLPEGANVGVVQVLAPDQVRLRVFERGAGETPACGSGACAAVACLVQHGVLEADQPVTVALRGGSLVIRWAGGDRPLWMTGPAHWVFEGSWRT; via the coding sequence ATGAACCTGCCATTCGTGAAAATGCAGGCCTTGGGCAACGACTTTGTTGTGCTCGATGGCCACCACCCCCTGCCACCGCTGGAGCCGGCCCTATTACGTCGCTTGGCAGACCGGCGTTTGGGGGTCGGGTGTGACCAGATCCTGGTGGTGGATCCACCGCCAAGTGCCGAGGTCGATTTCGGCTATCGCATCTTCAATGCCGATGGCTCCGCGGTGGGGCAGTGCGGCAATGGAGCGCGCTGTTTGGCGCGCTACGTGGTGCAGCGCGGGCTGACCCAAGCCTCCCATATTCGTATTCAAACCGCGTCCACGACCATGCAGGCCGAGCTGAGTGACGATGACTTGGTCAGCGTGCAGATGGCAGTGCCGGACTTTAGCCCCCAGTCCTTGCCATTACGGCGCCCCTTAGCCGTGTCCTACGATTTTGCGGGTCAGAAGTTTTGGGCGGTTTCGATGGGAAACCCCCATCTGGTGACCCAGGTGGCAGACGTGGATAAAGCTCCACTAGAGCAATGGGGGCCTGAGTGGAGCGGGCCATCTGCGGACTTGCCCGAAGGAGCGAATGTGGGTGTGGTTCAGGTCCTTGCGCCGGACCAGGTTCGCTTGCGGGTTTTTGAACGCGGCGCTGGAGAAACGCCGGCTTGCGGTAGCGGCGCTTGCGCGGCCGTAGCCTGTTTGGTTCAGCACGGCGTATTGGAAGCGGATCAGCCGGTGACCGTGGCCCTACGCGGTGGTAGTCTGGTCATCCGCTGGGCTGGAGGAGACCGCCCACTATGGATGACCGGCCCTGCGCACTGGGTCTTCGAGGGAAGCTGGAGAACATGA